The segment atactggTCTATTCATTATATCTACTGGTCTATTCATTATTAAACTAAAAGGTCTGAGCAGCATTAGTGTGCTTGATTTGTATTGCCACAAACCATCACTAGGTTGATTAATAGAAACAATACAGGTTATCTCCATGGAAACCATGCGAACTCCTTAATACAATCTGTTAAGACAAATTTACGTGGAAAGttgtattttaaacaaagaaaatcagTCACTGTGAGGTAACAGCAATAATGTCAAGTTTTAATATGAACCTTAATCGGGCGGGAGCTCATATAAGACGCCTTCAAATTTGACTGCCTGGTTGAAGGATCAAAGAGTGTATTCTTTTCAGAattcttattaaaaaatgttcaacgcCCTTGAAAACAATActagtactacatgtagtaagtAGTCGCGGTTAACCGCAGCCCATAAACATGTTAAGAAGAATATAGACCATGacttctttttattctttagcATTATTTAGATTTTACGTTATGTCTGCACTATTGCCCCAAAAACCCAAAATATTGTACTTACTTTAGCACATATATACTTATTTGTAATATATTCAGAAAACATTATCTCATTCTTTTATGACCCCTGTGTTGAAATTGATTCATGCCTTTTATTGAGTGTCTAAAAACTGTCTGACAGAATGTGCATGTTCTAACCAACTATATTGATTTCTAGTTTTTTCTACAACTTCTCTGAGAAAAATGCAGTTctagattcattttttttcacaccTCGACCAGTTGATTTTTTGCTGATACCAAAACGACTTGATATACGATCGAGTTTTCCAAATTTTCTACAGCCATTGTACCCATAATCATTTCGATTATATTTTGTACTAGGCAATATGATCGGTAATTTTCACAGTTTTTGTCGAAAGAAAGAAATAGTTGATGCCGACTCATATTTGAAAGAATAAAAGCTTACTATAAAGGAATAACAAAAACAGTTGGCagaaaaaatgggaaaaaaaatcatagatcGTAGTTCAAAAGTAGTGTGAAAGCGATTGAATCGTTTAGGAAATTTGCAACTAACAATGAATGgaattttgtgggtttttttggtaCACTTCCTCAattttcttctgacaaaaagatgtttttttaataaggcAATGAAGGACATTTGGACGAATGAGCGCCTGTTGAACGTAGTTAAACAGCTGATAGGACCAAACATTGCAGGCAACTGTGTGTACAACATCCGGTCCAAGCTTCCGAACCACGAACCCACCGTCGTGCCGTGGCACCAAGGTAACCACGCAAACTACGCTAGGTAAACCCCCCACACAAAATAATCAATTGATTCCTCACACCTTTCAAGGATTCATGGTCAAATACTTTAAGTAAGAGCACATCGTTGTGCCGTGGCACAAAGGTACAATGTAGCTAAATAGATAATTTGTTCTTTATCGTGAGGAAAACTCGCAAAGATAACATAAAAAGGTTAAGTAATTTATTACACTTTCTTTAATAGGAGATTTTAAAGCAAACCACCGATTCGCTGTCTTGAGAGGCAACGAAGGGAATTGAAATTTTATGTTCTACCCATCTCAATAAATGCAATGCAAATCTAATCACATGTCAAAATACAGATGTAGTCGATGCCCATATACAAGTTCGTTTGTCCATTGACCCCGTGTGTGTTTGATTTAGATAACGGTTACTTCGACAAGGATGCGTACCGGCAGCTGATACCCACGGCTTGGATACCGTTTGTGGATGCAAATAAGCAGAATGGTGGCCTACAGGTATACTccacatacaaaaataaatcacttgATATATAGTATCATTAAAGCATCATATTTTGCCAGAGATTTGTAAAAAGTTTTGATCAAAACaattgtattatttaaaaaatttaagtgGTATTATACGGTTGGtttaatgacaatatttttatttgaccgGTTTGTATATCAAGTGTATGTTCACTGTACAGTCGGGTTTGTAAACACATTTGATGCTTTTTGACAAGTTTGCACGTCGCGGACAGAAGACAGGGCGCACTGCTGACCACACCTGCTGCTGGCAGGGAACCTGGTACATCATGCTGGACGAGAGCGAAATGAAGAATACCCTCGGTAGAACTTTTAACAACCCTTATACACCGCGATGTGCTGAATCTTATATATCAGTACCTTGCAACTTAGAACTCAAAAAGTATGACTAAACTCAAAAATCTTCaaagtttgtattttgtttacttatgtacatgtagatgtggACTTAGAGAAGGACATTCAAGTAGTAAATGTTCCATACGGGGGAATGGTTCTATTCAGCAATGTCATACCCCATCAGAGGTAAAAATATCAGCATCTTTGGCATCAGAGGATAAgacttctttaaattttctattattattttgtGATTATTGTATATTTTAGCTTGCCCAATGTAACGAACAAGATTCGATTGTCCATGGATCTCAGATGGCAAGATGCAAACAAGCCTCCTGCGTTCCATGGTCTGAAAAACCACATTGTTTTCCGGACAGAAAAAGAGCCTAACCACGTGATTGACTAGGCGACCTTTGAGGCAGTAGACAGAACGGAAGTCCAGCTGAAAGCTGTGGAGGATCTCCGAGTAAGTAACGGTAGAGGTTATCTGAGTAAGTAACGGTAGAGGATATCCGAGTAAGTAACGGTAGAGGATATCCGTGAAGATAACAGAGGATAGCTGAGTAAGTAATGGTAGAGGATATCTATGTAGGTAACGTTAGAGGATAGCCGAGTAAGTAACGATAGAGGATATCAGAGTAGGTAATGTTAAAGGATATCCTAGGAATTAACGGTTGAGGTTATCAGAGTTAGTAACGGCAGAGGTTATCAGAGTAAGTAACGGTAGAGGATATCCGAATAGATAACGTTAGAGGATATTCGAGTAAATAGTTGTAGATGAAATCCGTTAAGTAACGGTTTAAGGCATTGATTACAGCTCTCTTCTGTAGGAGGATAAACCAGAGAAGGGATTCGACACGCTGGTTTCTGGCCCCTGGATGAAAATGTGGGAAATTAATAACATGAATAGACATGTCATCTTCTAACGAGTGATATTGAAAACTTTGTTTTCTCAAATAGATTTACTATGtatatatgcacattttttGGCACTAGTCTATGATGACAATAAACTGTGATATGTCAACTTgaagtttatttatttcatggaattaggcaacaaaatcattttcaaacaataaaacaattctttatataaaatataaaactcaCATCAAGCATAATGATTTAacaattaattatcaaaaaatcaaaaaaaagttgaaggatttgttatttttacaacTCCCCGTGTTTCTTGTTTCTTTTGTCCAGAAGATTTTGAACGTTGAGCGTATCACCGGAGTTTACAATCCAGCCTTTGTCTTCAACATTAAATCCACTGAAATTATCTGGCACTTCAAACACCGTGCTCCAACTCTGACCCTCGTCACTTATTATGTAATTTCCAGTTGCGTTCCATTCATTGGGTTTGTGAACAAATGGCGGGAAACGTACGGGCATTGCTGTTTGTCCGAAGAAAGAATTGGCCAGGGTGCAGTAGTTGATCTCACACTCATCCTCAATAGTTCCGATATGTTGACTGTATCCCCCGGGGCACGACTTGGACGTAAATGTCGGCGAGAAATACTGGTTTGAAAGGGGATTCCCCTCTTGGCAACTGAAGAAACCAGCGAATGGAATAGAGTATCTCTGCCCAAGTTCAAAGTCGtcagacagacaaacaaacaTATCCGAGGTTATCATTGTGGGCTGGTAATAGGGCGGACAGCTCTGGGACTTGGTGACAGGGTTTGAGACGGTTTTGGTAAAAATTCCGCCAAAAAGAAACCCCGAATTTGGCGGGGCCTCGCCCGCATGTGCAGAGCACCAATACGTTGAATACGACGCTTCGCCCCTATAAACGACATCATGGCACTTTTTCCAGAAAACCATGTAACTCTCACATTCTTGTCGAATTTCGGTCTTGGTTACATTACCCTGGTAAAGTAATGTCGATTTGTAACCTTCGCCACAGTTAAAATCCCCAGTTTTCTTGTTTTTTAAGGTTAGATCATCGCATAAGTTATCGGTGTCACCAGTGAACACACAGTTTTGGAATAAACCGCCAATACTCATGTTTTTGCCTGGTGGTTGACAAGTTCCATCGTCAATATTAGCATTGAAGTTAAAGTTGGGCGAATTAATGTCTGTGCAGCCCTTATACGTATTAAATCTGTAGTAAGCCGATATAGCAGCCTCAATAGAATCATGTGTTTGAGCTCGAATCGAGTCCGGCATTTCTGGGAACTGTTCTTTTGTAATTAAGAAGTGCAGCGGATCCCCCGACCTGTCGGTCGCCACCAAGTCGTTCCCTATCGTATCCACCCAGTCGTTGATACTGAAGTTAACAGGCTTGTAGGGCTGTCCACCGTACGTGAAGATCGTGGAATGGGTCTGACTGGTGGCATACTGCTGGGTCATTTGGTCAGTGACAGTTGACGTATGGCCAATTCCTGCTCCTTtgccaaagaaaaaaattcccgCTATAGCAGAGATTTGCGATCTGGTTAGTTTAGAGCTTGTGGACAATGAATTGTTCAACTGGTCAACTTTGAAAATAGAAGCACCAACATCAATGCTGGTAATCACATGGGTGCCGAAGTCCCTGACTAGTAATTGACTTTCATACCTTGCGTACCTCTTCCTTCCGTTCAAATGGTGATTGGCGATAGACAGGATCTTGGAGCGGAATCCATGATCAAGAACAGGGTTTGGTTGGATTTTAGATGTGTAGCGAACATATCGAGCCCCGGTTCTCTGAGTAAACGAGTTGTCGTTAACCTGGTTACTCTTTACCTCGTCGTATTCCGATGAAAACTTCCCTCCGATTGAAAACAATCCAGCCACCTTTGCTTGACCTCCAACGTTGATTGTTTTTGATGTGGCTGAAGTAAAATTCATCCAATGGTCAATTCGCTCAGAGTAAATTTTGACTTGACTGGCTTTTTCGGGAACAACGAAAACATTGTCTGGGATAAAATATCGGCCATCCTCAGTCATTCCACAGTCCGAATAATTGTAAAAGACGATTCTAGCGCGGTCTTCGTTTTTCAAGTTGTCCCACCCTCCTCCCGGTAAAACTTCGAATACCATCACATCCGGGCTAGCTCTCCGGCAGTCTGAAGGAGAAGTCATACATTGCGGCAATAATAGTATTGCTACGGACACAACAACGAAACGTCCCGCCATGTTCGTTGTTTACAAGCAGTATAAATCCAAAGTTCGATCGTTATGCCGATAATATGAGCCCAATCACATTCGGTCTATTTGTATATACCTTTATGTATGCACGAGATCTTGACATGCATCAGCTGCATGCTTGAgttaatataccggtatttaaatAAGATCTTGTGGTTAAAATTAGCACATTTTCCATCAAATGCTATTGGTGCAAATTAACTCGCACACTGTCTCtataaaatatgtgaaaaaatcGATTGAAGGAGTGCTTGTTAAGGACTGCATTGTATGAAGATTTACGAGTTTTGAAATGTCTGTGATAACGATGAACGTGTGTATTGTTATTGAAAACACGTGAACTTTCATTGTCAACAATGTAATCAGTCACTGGTATCACTGTTTACTAGTATACTGTATCTATCTCGGCTTCATCTTGATAGTCAACAGTTGGTCATTGGTCACAATGGCGAGCACAAGCAGCTTCGTGTTGGCAGCTGTCGTATTGTTGAATTCGGTGGCATGGGGCTTGGAAGACACATCGAAGTGCCAATTACCAAGGAATGCGTCTATTTTCGGTTTCGAGGTTCTGCCCGGGGACGGATGGGATAACCTTAAAAACGAAATCCGC is part of the Magallana gigas chromosome 3, xbMagGiga1.1, whole genome shotgun sequence genome and harbors:
- the LOC105320170 gene encoding macrophage-expressed gene 1 protein, whose amino-acid sequence is MAGRFVVVSVAILLLPQCMTSPSDCRRASPDVMVFEVLPGGGWDNLKNEDRARIVFYNYSDCGMTEDGRYFIPDNVFVVPEKASQVKIYSERIDHWMNFTSATSKTINVGGQAKVAGLFSIGGKFSSEYDEVKSNQVNDNSFTQRTGARYVRYTSKIQPNPVLDHGFRSKILSIANHHLNGRKRYARYESQLLVRDFGTHVITSIDVGASIFKVDQLNNSLSTSSKLTRSQISAIAGIFFFGKGAGIGHTSTVTDQMTQQYATSQTHSTIFTYGGQPYKPVNFSINDWVDTIGNDLVATDRSGDPLHFLITKEQFPEMPDSIRAQTHDSIEAAISAYYRFNTYKGCTDINSPNFNFNANIDDGTCQPPGKNMSIGGLFQNCVFTGDTDNLCDDLTLKNKKTGDFNCGEGYKSTLLYQGNVTKTEIRQECESYMVFWKKCHDVVYRGEASYSTYWCSAHAGEAPPNSGFLFGGIFTKTVSNPVTKSQSCPPYYQPTMITSDMFVCLSDDFELGQRYSIPFAGFFSCQEGNPLSNQYFSPTFTSKSCPGGYSQHIGTIEDECEINYCTLANSFFGQTAMPVRFPPFVHKPNEWNATGNYIISDEGQSWSTVFEVPDNFSGFNVEDKGWIVNSGDTLNVQNLLDKRNKKHGEL
- the LOC117692714 gene encoding uncharacterized protein, whose translation is MPGPYPGHSDEAFPGVFNLSAMPPQPKEKKPGQLPEEDIRRFFEEGYVVVKDFFSPSELEPCKKALEKLVDDVAQRLYKAGKISSLYEDCDPFHERLQKIDKEWPGAAILVIKNQVLPQAMKDIWTNERLLNVVKQLIGPNIAGNCVYNIRSKLPNHEPTVVPWHQDNGYFDKDAYRQLIPTAWIPFVDANKQNGGLQFARRGQKTGRTADHTCCWQGTWYIMLDESEMKNTLDVDLEKDIQVVNVPYGGMVLFSNVIPHQSLPNVTNKIRLSMDLRWQDANKPPAFHGLKNHIVFRTEKEPNHVID